The Selenomonadales bacterium genome contains the following window.
TGCCTTACATTACCGGCGATTGCAGATTTCAGCTAGAAATGGCGCAGTGTCTTGACGATTACGTGGGAAAGGACAATCCCGTTAGGGTAATTGACGTTTTCGTTGATACACTTGACCTTAATACGCTTGGTTTTCAGAAGGCCACTCTCGCTAAAACTGGGCGACCGCCTTTTCATCCTGGTGATTTGATTCGTCTGTACATCTACGGCTACACAAACGGGAT
Protein-coding sequences here:
- a CDS encoding IS5/IS1182 family transposase; this encodes MPYITGDCRFQLEMAQCLDDYVGKDNPVRVIDVFVDTLDLNTLGFQKATLAKTGRPPFHPGDLIRLYIYGYTNG